From a region of the Lactuca sativa cultivar Salinas chromosome 4, Lsat_Salinas_v11, whole genome shotgun sequence genome:
- the LOC111920128 gene encoding protein DETOXIFICATION 40 isoform X2, protein MSSRESILPDSRQGSALAMDSSSAHEGELTHPILSNHRSSPVVQLSPGEAVSSELEEILSDTSLSFFRRHQKAMAIELYSLFRLAGPAIIVYLLNNVTSMSTQIFCGHLGNLQLAAASLGNNGVQLFAYGVMLGMGSAVETLCGQAYGAQQFEMLGIYLQRSTILLMATAIPLMFLYIFSKSLLLLIGQSKEIAAAASLFIYGLIPQIFAYAANFPIQKFLQAQSIVNPSAYIAAAMLVVHVIFTYVALYIWGWGLLGASLILSFSWWAIVVAQFVYIVKSDRTKETWTGFSAQAFSGLWAFLKLSTASAVMLCLETWYFQILILIAGLLPNPEIALDSLAVCGTILGWVLMISIGFNAAASVRVSNELGAGHPKSAAFAVVVVTVSSFVVALICAIILLATRHVISYAFTEGETVANAVSELTPLLAVSILLNGIQPVLSGNMVGPSGGHDDANNYFTMGYFSNGLE, encoded by the exons ATGAGCTCCCGTGAAAGTATTTTACCAGATTCTAGACAGGGCTCAGCCTTGGCCATGGATTCAAGCTCCGCCCATGAAGGTGAGCTGACCCACCCCATCTTGTCAAATCACCGGAGCTCACCGGTGGTTCAGCTGTCGCCGGGGGAAGCAGTGAGCTCGGAGCTGGAGGAGATACTATCTGACACGAGTTTAAGTTTTTTCCGGCGACACCAGAAGGCTATGGCTATCGAACTGTACAGTTTATTCCGGCTAGCAGGTCCGGCGATCATAGTTTACTTGCTGAACAACGTGACGTCGATGTCCACCCAAATCTTCTGCGGCCACCTTGGTAACCTTCAGCTGGCGGCGGCGTCCCTCGGCAACAATGGCGTCCAACTTTTTGCCTATGGTGTTATG CTTGGAATGGGAAGTGCAGTGGAGACACTCTGCGGACAAGCATACGGAGCCCAACAATTCGAAATGCTCGGCATTTACCTCCAAAGATCCACCATCCTTTTAATGGCGACAGCCATTCCCCTCATGTTTCTCTACATCTTCTCCAAATCCCTCCTCCTCTTAATCGGCCAATCCAAAGAAATCGCCGCCGCAGCCTCCCTCTTCATCTACGGCCTCATCCCCCAAATCTTCGCCTACGCCGCCAATTTCCCAATCCAAAAATTCCTCCAAGCCCAGAGCATCGTCAACCCTAGCGCCTACATCGCCGCAGCAATGCTCGTCGTTCACGTTATCTTCACCTATGTCGCACTGTACATATGGGGTTGGGGGTTACTCGGCGCCTCCCTGATTTTGAGTTTTTCATGGTGGGCGATTGTGGTGGCGCAATTTGTGTATATCGTGAAGAGTGATCGGACTAAGGAGACGTGGACTGGGTTCAGTGCGCAGGCGTTTTCGGGACTTTGGGCGTTTCTGAAGCTGTCGACGGCGTCGGCGGTGATGTTGTGTCTGGAGACGTGGTATTTTCAGATTCTGATTTTGATCGCCGGTTTGCTTCCGAATCCGGAAATTGCATTGGATTCATTGGCTGTTTGTGGAACGATTCTTGGATGGGTTTTGATGATTTCAATCGGGTTTAATGCTGCTGCAAG TGTGAGAGTTAGCAATGAATTAGGTGCAGGACATCCAAAATCAGCAGCATTTGCTGTTGTAGTGGTAACAGTAAGCTCTTTTGTGGTGGCCTTGATATGCGCTATCATTCTCTTAGCTACACGACACGTTATTAGTTATGCTTTTACCGAAGGAGAAACTGTCGCGAATGCCGTCTCCGAACTTACTCCTCTCCTTGCGGTTTCCATCCTCCTCAATGGCATTCAACCCGTCCTTTCAG gGAATATGGTCGGGCCTAGTGGGGGGCATGACGATGCAAACAACTATTTTACTATGGGTTACTTTTCGAACGGATTGGAATAA
- the LOC111920128 gene encoding protein DETOXIFICATION 40 isoform X1, giving the protein MSSRESILPDSRQGSALAMDSSSAHEGELTHPILSNHRSSPVVQLSPGEAVSSELEEILSDTSLSFFRRHQKAMAIELYSLFRLAGPAIIVYLLNNVTSMSTQIFCGHLGNLQLAAASLGNNGVQLFAYGVMLGMGSAVETLCGQAYGAQQFEMLGIYLQRSTILLMATAIPLMFLYIFSKSLLLLIGQSKEIAAAASLFIYGLIPQIFAYAANFPIQKFLQAQSIVNPSAYIAAAMLVVHVIFTYVALYIWGWGLLGASLILSFSWWAIVVAQFVYIVKSDRTKETWTGFSAQAFSGLWAFLKLSTASAVMLCLETWYFQILILIAGLLPNPEIALDSLAVCGTILGWVLMISIGFNAAASVRVSNELGAGHPKSAAFAVVVVTVSSFVVALICAIILLATRHVISYAFTEGETVANAVSELTPLLAVSILLNGIQPVLSGVAVGCGWQAFVAYVNVGCYYVVGVPLGVLLAFKFNFGAKGIWSGLVGGMTMQTTILLWVTFRTDWNKEVDQARNRVNQWQHTKEEPLLNN; this is encoded by the exons ATGAGCTCCCGTGAAAGTATTTTACCAGATTCTAGACAGGGCTCAGCCTTGGCCATGGATTCAAGCTCCGCCCATGAAGGTGAGCTGACCCACCCCATCTTGTCAAATCACCGGAGCTCACCGGTGGTTCAGCTGTCGCCGGGGGAAGCAGTGAGCTCGGAGCTGGAGGAGATACTATCTGACACGAGTTTAAGTTTTTTCCGGCGACACCAGAAGGCTATGGCTATCGAACTGTACAGTTTATTCCGGCTAGCAGGTCCGGCGATCATAGTTTACTTGCTGAACAACGTGACGTCGATGTCCACCCAAATCTTCTGCGGCCACCTTGGTAACCTTCAGCTGGCGGCGGCGTCCCTCGGCAACAATGGCGTCCAACTTTTTGCCTATGGTGTTATG CTTGGAATGGGAAGTGCAGTGGAGACACTCTGCGGACAAGCATACGGAGCCCAACAATTCGAAATGCTCGGCATTTACCTCCAAAGATCCACCATCCTTTTAATGGCGACAGCCATTCCCCTCATGTTTCTCTACATCTTCTCCAAATCCCTCCTCCTCTTAATCGGCCAATCCAAAGAAATCGCCGCCGCAGCCTCCCTCTTCATCTACGGCCTCATCCCCCAAATCTTCGCCTACGCCGCCAATTTCCCAATCCAAAAATTCCTCCAAGCCCAGAGCATCGTCAACCCTAGCGCCTACATCGCCGCAGCAATGCTCGTCGTTCACGTTATCTTCACCTATGTCGCACTGTACATATGGGGTTGGGGGTTACTCGGCGCCTCCCTGATTTTGAGTTTTTCATGGTGGGCGATTGTGGTGGCGCAATTTGTGTATATCGTGAAGAGTGATCGGACTAAGGAGACGTGGACTGGGTTCAGTGCGCAGGCGTTTTCGGGACTTTGGGCGTTTCTGAAGCTGTCGACGGCGTCGGCGGTGATGTTGTGTCTGGAGACGTGGTATTTTCAGATTCTGATTTTGATCGCCGGTTTGCTTCCGAATCCGGAAATTGCATTGGATTCATTGGCTGTTTGTGGAACGATTCTTGGATGGGTTTTGATGATTTCAATCGGGTTTAATGCTGCTGCAAG TGTGAGAGTTAGCAATGAATTAGGTGCAGGACATCCAAAATCAGCAGCATTTGCTGTTGTAGTGGTAACAGTAAGCTCTTTTGTGGTGGCCTTGATATGCGCTATCATTCTCTTAGCTACACGACACGTTATTAGTTATGCTTTTACCGAAGGAGAAACTGTCGCGAATGCCGTCTCCGAACTTACTCCTCTCCTTGCGGTTTCCATCCTCCTCAATGGCATTCAACCCGTCCTTTCAG gggttgcGGTTGGATGTGGATGGCAAGCATTTGTAGCATATGTGAATGTTGGATGCTATTATGTGGTTGGAGTTCCACTTGGTGTTTTGTTGGCATTCAAGTTTAACTTTGGTGCTAAG gGAATATGGTCGGGCCTAGTGGGGGGCATGACGATGCAAACAACTATTTTACTATGGGTTACTTTTCGAACGGATTGGAATAAAGAG GTGGACCAAGCAAGAAATAGAGTGAATCAATGGCAACATACGAAAGAGGAACCTTTGCTAAATAATTAA